A single genomic interval of Camelina sativa cultivar DH55 chromosome 11, Cs, whole genome shotgun sequence harbors:
- the LOC104722960 gene encoding dof zinc finger protein DOF4.4-like yields MDNVNVLAKGENQLNGEKPPPQVCARCSSFNTKFCYFNNYSMSQPRYFCKECRRYWTQGGTLRNVPVGGGCRKPKRPRIEQSSVSQVAFFEHQPINHQPFRLVHENNESVGLFGGSSSPAAVAAVLGKHLGYLAELRGVTNVPQVRGHRPIVLDRLDFGEDSFQQDYYDVGNDLIGNPFINQSIGGGYVNNHNTCFINQVDLHKWNQSINNTMNVNHEASSSGSRGSSDTETNSNNGNKDQKHLFD; encoded by the coding sequence ATGGATAACGTGAATGTTTTGGCAAAGGGAGAGAACCAACTGAACGGAGAGAAGCCCCCACCGCAAGTGTGTGCAAGGTGTAGCTCTTTCAACACCAAGTTCTGCTACTTTAACAACTATAGCATGTCTCAGCCGCGCTACTTCTGCAAGGAATGTCGTCGATACTGGACTCAAGGTGGGACTTTGAGGAACGTCCCGGTTGGTGGAGGTTGCCGTAAGCCCAAGCGTCCAAGGATAGAACAATCCTCTGTTTCTCAGGTGGCTTTCTTTGAGCACCAACCAATTAATCATCAACCTTTCAGGCTTGTTCATGAAAACAACGAGTCTGTTGGACTTTTTGgtggttcttcttctcctgctgCTGTTGCTGCCGTTCTTGGGAAGCATTTGGGTTATTTGGCTGAACTTCGTGGTGTAACCAATGTGCCTCAAGTTCGAGGTCATCGACCAATAGTGCTGGATCGCTTGGATTTTGGTGAGGACTCGTTTCAACAAGATTATTACGATGTTGGCAATGATTTGATTGGTAATCCTTTTATCAACCAATCAATTGGTGGTGGATATGTTAATAATCATAACACTTGTTTCATAAATCAAGTGGACCTGCACAAGTGGAACCAAAGCATCAACAACACTATGAATGTGAATCATGAAGCAAGCTCTAGTGGAAGCAGAGGATCTTCAGACACCGAGACGAACAGCAACAACGGCAACAAAGATCAGAAGCACCTGTTTGATTAG
- the LOC104722961 gene encoding late embryogenesis abundant protein 1-like, producing the protein MAAMQLTRTALFGLSKAFPGIKTPATLAASTRKISRVCFASSVSHSEGRDPLDGARDSRADSAYGSKKWREDTGENYAQAAKDKANEGASKAADKAYETKEQAKDKAYETKEQAKDTAYNAKETAKDYAERTKDKVNEGASKAADKAEDTKERAKDYAEDTMDDAKAKARDAKEKVKEYGEDTKEKAEGIKETVKGKAEELGEKTKETVKGAWESTKNAAQTVTEAVVGPEDDAEKARADIDKSVEDHTKSKWKKQEEKDRKEDDFITFN; encoded by the exons ATGGCGGCGATGCAACTAACAAGAACTGCTCTCTTTGGCCTCTCAAAGGCTTTCCCTGGAATCAAAACTCCGGCAACTCTAGCTGCTTCTACTAGGAAAATCTCTCGCGTCTGCTTCGCCTCCTCCGTTAGCCATTCCGAG GGGAGAGATCCGCTAGATGGCGCTAGAGATTCGAGGGCTGATTCAGCTTACGGTTCAAAGAAATGGAGGGAGGATACTGGAGAAAACTATGCCCAAGCGGCTAAAGACAAGGCTAACGAAGGAGCGAGCAAAGCTGCAGATAAAGCCTACGAGACAAAAGAGCAAGCAAAGGATAAAGCCTACGAAACAAAAGAGCAAGCAAAGGACACAGCTTACAACGCAAAAGAGACGGCTAAGGATTATGCGGAACGGACTAAAGACAAGGTGAACGAAGGTGCGTCTAAGGCAGCGGATAAAGCTgaagatacaaaagaaagagCTAAGGATTATGCTGAGGATACAATGGACGACGCAAAAGCGAAAGCTCGAGATGCGAAAGAGAAGGTCAAAGAGTATGGAGAAGATACTAAGGAGAAGGCAGAAGGGATTAAGGAGACTGTGAAGGGTAAAGCTGAGGAGCTTGGAGAGAAAACGAAGGAGACTGTGAAAGGAGCTTGGGAGAGTACCAAAAATGCTGCTCAAACCGTGACTGAAGCTGTGGTTGGGCCGGAAGATGATGCGGAGAAGGCACGGGCTGATATCGATAAAAGCGTGGAAGATCATACCAAGTCGAAATGGAAGaaacaagaggagaaagatCGGAAAGAGGATGATTTCATAACATTTAACTAA
- the LOC104722962 gene encoding transcription initiation factor IIE subunit beta-like: MALKEQLDKFNKQQEKCQSTLSSIASSRERSGPSSRQNVPLPAAITQTKPDPPLRFSDNTKQLQYINNIRNGAVGAQMKLVIDLLLKTRQAYTTEQINKACYVDMNANKAVLDSLRKNPRVHYDGRRFSYKARHDVKDKSQLRSLVFKYQNGIDVADLKDAYPNIMEDLQALAASGDIFWITGNTVSKEGIAHPNEPIYPFKIDNELKAIFRDMETPSDMLDVEKELRKIGLRPATNTAERRAAEQLHGVPNKPIDKKKKKQEISKRTKLTNSHMPELFNSINASSSRN, translated from the exons ATGGCTCTAAAGGAGCAGCTAGATAAGTTCAACAAACAGCAAGAGAAATGTCAATCTACGCTTTCTAGCATTGCTTCTTCAAGAGAAAGATCGGGGCCTTCGTCGAGGCAGAACGTGCCTCTTCCTGCAGCGATCACTCAGACTAAGCCTGATCCTCCTCTCAGGTTTTCAGACAATACCAAGCAACTTCAGTACATTAACAACATAAGAAATGGTGCTGTTGGAGCTCAAATGAAGCTTGTCATTGATCTTTTGTTGAAG ACAAGGCAAGCATATACGACAGAGCAAATAAACAAAGCTTGTTACGTTGATATGAATGCCAATAAGGCTGTTCTTGATAGTTTGAGGAAGAATCCTAGAGTGCATTATGACGGAAGAAGGTTCTCTTACAAG GCTAGGCACGATGTGAAGGACAAGAGCCAGCTTCGTTCGTTGGTATTCAAATACCAAAATGGGATTGATGTGGCTGATCTCAAAGATGCATACCCAAACATCATGGAAGATTTGCAG gCTCTGGCAGCTTCAGGTGACATTTTTTGGATTACAGGAAACACTGTTTCAAAAGAGGGCATTGCGCATCCAAATGAGCCCATCTATCCGTTTAAGATTGATAACGAATTGAAAGCTATATTCCGCGACATGGAAACCCCGAGCGACATGCTAGACGTGGAGAAGGAGCTGCGAAAGATTGGTTTGAGGCCGGCCACAAACACTGCGGAGAGGAGAGCTGCTGAACAGCTCCATGGCGTACCGAATAAACCCatagataagaagaagaagaaacaagagatcaGCAAGAGAACCAAACTCACCAATTCTCATATGCCTGAGCTCTTCAACAGCATTAACGCTAGCAGTTCTCGGAACTGA
- the LOC104722963 gene encoding alpha carbonic anhydrase 4-like codes for MDPNTKTIFLFAMFFFDIFSPNILLVYAREFGHKASYTYKQKTDKGPEGWGNINPDWKVCNTGNFQSPIDLTNERVSLVHDQAWKLDYKPAPAVIVNRGHDIMVSWKGDAGKVTIHQTDYKLVQCHWHTPSEHTINGTSYDLELHMVHTSAHGKNSVIGVLYKLGEPNEFIAKLLNGIKGVEKKEKDIGMVDPREARFHSKIYRYIGSLTAPPCTEGVIWTVLTKVNTVSMEQITALKEAVDDGFEANSRPVQDPHGRSVWFYNHNV; via the exons ATGGatccaaacacaaaaacaattttcttgTTTGCAATGTTTTTCTTCGATATATTTTCCCCTAATATTCTACTCGTTTATGCTCGTGAATTCGGT CACAAAGCATCATatacatacaaacaaaaaacagacaAAGGACCAGAGGGATGGGGTAACATAAATCCTGATTGGAAAGTTTGTAACACCGGAAATTTTCAATCTCCGATCGATCTTACCAACGAAAGAGTCAGTCTTGTTCATGATCAAGCATGGAAATTAGATTACAAACCAGCTCCGGCTGTAATTGTAAACAGAGGACATGACATTATG GTATCGTGGAAAGGAGATGCTGGAAAAGTAACAATACATCAAACGGATTATAAATTGGTGCAATGCCATTGGCATACCCCCTCTGAGCATACCATTAACGGAACTAg TTACGATTTGGAGCTTCACATGGTTCACACGAGTGCTCATGGCAAAAATTCAGTGATTGGTGTTCTTTACAAATTAGGTGAACCTAATGAATTCATCGCAAAG CTACTAAATGGAATAAAAGGAgtggagaaaaaagagaaagatatagGGATGGTGGATCCTCGAGAGGCTAGGTTTCATAGCAAAATCTATAGATACATTGGGTCTTTAACTGCTCCTCCTTGCACTGAAGGTGTTATTTGGACCGTACTCACAAAG GTGAACACAGTATCAATGGAGCAAATTACAGCTCTGAAGGAAGCCGTTGACGAT GGGTTTGAGGCAAATTCAAGACCGGTTCAAGACCCACATGGAAGATCAGTTTGGTTCTACAATCATAATGTTTGA
- the LOC104722964 gene encoding alpha carbonic anhydrase 4 yields MGSNTNTIFFFALFFIYLSFPEISLANSEVDDETSFTYEQKTEKGPEGWGQINPEWKVCNTGRFQSPIDLTNERVSLIHDQAWNRQYQPAPAVITNRGHDIMVSWKGDAGKITIRQTDFKLVQCHWHSPSEHTVNGTRYDLELHMVHTSARGRTAVIGVLYKLGKPNEFLTKLLNGIKAVGNKEVDLGVIDPREIRFQTRKFYRYIGSLTVPPCTEGVLWTVVKRVNTISMEQITALREAVDDGFETNSRPVQDSKGRSVWFYDPNV; encoded by the exons atgggtTCCAACACGAACacaattttcttctttgctttgtttttcatATACTTGTCTTTCCCTGAAATCTCACTCGCAAATTCTGAAGTCG ACGATGAAACTTCATTCACATatgaacaaaaaacagagaaaggacCAGAGGGATGGGGCCAAATAAATCCGGAATGGAAAGTTTGTAACACCGGAAGATTCCAATCTCCGATCGATCTCACAAACGAAAGAGTCAGCCTTATTCATGATCAAGCTTGGAATAGGCAATACCAACCAGCTCCTGCTGTCATTACAAACAGAGGACATGACATTATG GTATCGTGGAAAGGAGATGCTGGGAAAATAACAATACGACAAACTGATTTTAAATTGGTGCAATGCCATTGGCATTCACCCTCTGAGCATACCGTCAACGGAACTAGGTATGACCTAGAGCTTCACATGGTTCACACGAGTGCTCGAGGCAGAACTGCAGTTATTGGAGTTCTTTACAAACTAGGCAAACCTAATGAATTCCTCACAAAG CTACTAAATGGAATAAAAGCAGTGGGAAACAAAGAGGTAGATCTAGGTGTGATTGATCCTCGAGAGATTAGGTTTCAAACCAGAAAATTCTATAGATACATTGGCTCTCTCACTGTTCCTCCATGCACCGAAGGCGTTCTTTGGACTGTCGTCAAAAgg GTGAACACAATATCAATGGAGCAAATCACAGCTCTGAGGGAAGCCGTTGATGAT GGGTTTGAGACAAATTCAAGACCGGTTCAAGACTCAAAGGGAAGATCAGTTTGGTTCTACGATCCAAATGTTTGA
- the LOC104722965 gene encoding eukaryotic translation initiation factor 3 subunit D: MVAEAFEFVAVPFNFDGWGPSDASDVSSAASSTSVAAANLLPNVPFASFSRSDKLGRVADWTRNLSNPSARPPTGSKSDPSAVFDFSAFAIDEGFGLASSGGNPDEDAAFRLVDGKPPPRPKFGPKWRFNPHHNRNQLPQRRDEEVEAKKRDAEKERARRDRLYNLNRNNIHHQRREAAAFKSSVDIQPEWNMLEQIPFSTFSKLSFTVQEPEDLLLCGGLEYYNRVNDRITPKNERRLERFKNRNFFKVTTSDDPVIRRLAKEDKATVFATDAILAALMCAPRSVYSWDIVIQRVGNKLFFDKRDGSQLDLLSVHETSQEPLPEAKDDINSAYSLGVEAAYINQNFSQQVLVRDGKKETFDEANPFANEGEEIASVAYRYRRWKLDNDMHLVARCELQSVAELNNQRSFLTLNALNEFDPKYSGVDWRQKLETQRGAVLATELKNNGNKLAKWTAQALLANADMMKIGFVSRVHPRDHFNHVILSVLGYKPKDFAGQINLNTSNMWGIVKSIVDICMKLSEGKYVLVKDPSKPQVRIYEVPPDAFENDYVEEPLPEDEQVQPPEENTEGAEPSVAAAKETEDKKADEAQA; the protein is encoded by the coding sequence atggtcgcCGAAGCTTTCGAATTCGTCGCCGTTCCTTTCAATTTCGATGGCTGGGGACCATCAGACGCTTCCGACGTTTCCTCCGCCGCCTCTTCCACCAGTGTTGCCGCCGCAAATCTCCTCCCCAATGTTCCTTTCGCTTCCTTCTCTCGTTCCGATAAGCTCGGCCGTGTAGCTGATTGGACTCGCAATCTCTCTAACCCCTCAGCTCGTCCACCCACCGGATCCAAATCAGATCCGTCTGCAGTTTTCGATTTCTCCGCCTTTGCTATTGACGAAGGATTCGGTCTCGCTTCCTCCGGTGGAAATCCCGATGAAGACGCAGCTTTCCGTCTCGTCGACGGCAAGCCACCGCCGCGTCCTAAATTCGGACCTAAGTGGCGTTTCAATCCTCACCACAATCGGAATCAGCTTCCTCAGCGGCGAGATGAAGAAGTCGAGGCTAAGAAGCGTGATGCTGAGAAGGAGCGAGCTCGCCGTGATCGTCTCTACAATCTCAACCGTAACAACATCCATCACCAGCGCCGTGAAGCCGCCGCTTTCAAATCGTCCGTTGATATTCAGCCGGAGTGGAACATGCTTGAGCAGATCCCTTTCTCGACGTTCTCGAAGCTCTCGTTCACTGTTCAAGAGCCAGAAGATCTCCTTCTCTGTGGTGGCCTTGAGTACTACAACCGCGTTAATGATCGCATAACGCCCAAGAACGAACGTAGACTCGAGCGTTTCAAGAACAGGAACTTCTTCAAAGTCACTACTAGTGATGATCCTGTGATTAGGCGTCTAGCTAAGGAAGACAAAGCTACTGTCTTCGCCACTGATGCTATATTAGCTGCTCTTATGTGTGCTCCTAGATCTGTTTACTCTTGGGATATTGTTATCCAGCGTGTTGGCAACAAACTGTTCTTTGACAAGAGAGATGGCTCACAGCTCGATTTGTTGTCTGTGCACGAGACATCTCAAGAGCCATTACCTGAGGCTAAAGATGATATCAACTCTGCTTACTCTCTAGGGGTGGAAGCTGCGTATATCAATCAGAACTTCTCGCAGCAGGTGTTGGTTAGAGATGGAAAGAAGGAAACTTTTGATGAGGCGAATCCATTTGCTAATGAAGGTGAAGAGATTGCTTCTGTTGCTTATAGGTATAGAAGATGGAAGCTTGATAATGATATGCATCTTGTCGCGAGGTGTGAGTTGCAGAGTGTTGCTGAGCTTAACAACCAGAGATCGTTCTTAACTTTGAATGCTCTTAATGAGTTTGATCCTAAATACTCTGGTGTTGATTGGAGGCAGAAGCTTGAAACTCAGAGAGGTGCGGTTTTAGCTACTGAGTTGAAGAACAATGGTAATAAGTTGGCTAAATGGACTGCACAAGCTCTCTTGGCTAATGCTGATATGATGAAGATCGGTTTTGTCTCTAGAGTTCATCCTCGTGATCATTTCAACCATGTCATCTTATCTGTTTTGGGGTATAAGCCTAAGGATTTCGCTGGACAGATCAATCTGAACACTTCTAACATGTGGGGGATTGTGAAATCCATAGTTGATATTTGTATGAAACTAAGCGAAGGAAAGTATGTTCTTGTCAAGGATCCATCGAAGCCTCAAGTGAGGATTTACGAGGTTCCACCAGATGCTTTTGAGAATGATTATGTTGAGGAACCGTTGCCTGAAGATGAACAGGTTCAGCCACCTGAGGAGAACACAGAGGGAGCAGAACCAAGTGTAGCTGCAGCTAAAGAAACTGAGGATAAGAAAGCTGATGAAGCTCAAGCTTGA